DNA sequence from the Cucumis melo cultivar AY chromosome 6, USDA_Cmelo_AY_1.0, whole genome shotgun sequence genome:
gacttaaacaaagggccctaccctctctatgacacgagaggggtttctgtttagtggttggacaataaacaagttcttcattagaGGAGCAATGATATTCAAGTATTAGAAGTAACCCAAgagtaaaacggtattttgacccaactggtgttacgaacacttgtgaaaaACTAATTTACCGGTATTTGTCTATATAcgtggacacataaatatattttcagtgagaagagtttaactgtgagtctttagtagagtgtatacatagttaataaatattgattaatgtggttaatgagtttagccaattaatctcatatcgttgtagcttctgatctgtaggtccataaggtccccttcctagctcgtaaaagGTAACGAGATTTAATCGTATTGGTTGtgatttgaaatgttcaaatttattttgaaaattaatataatgtatcgTGATacattaaatataaaatttatattttaattaaattgtattatataaatttaattttggatataattcaaaattaatttatgagagaataaaatatttgaatgagttcaaatatcagtttaatgtgaattagattcatattaaaactataggttaaatttAATGTgcatatgatacatattaaaactatatattatgagagaaatttatatttgaatgaatatgattcaaatttggattaaattaaatataagatatttaatttttataattaattaattggagaattaattaatagtttaaattaatttgatttaattaaattaaaacattaGGTTATGCGGacgatattcatttaaataaaatgttaattaaatatgatttaattaattattaacttaattaattaattatttgatttaagtaattaattattttaatttaatattaatttattaaatttataggaaatgtgggtggtttttccatgttcccattttttctctaaattttcCAATTCTTCCGTcagaagaagagggaagtttcTGCATAACAAAATTGAAGAAGAGTTCTGAGATTTGATAGACGCTCCAATGCTCTCTGAAAGAAAAACTTCTTCGAAAATTTTCTTCTCCaatttttggttcccacaaaccaaataaCCCAGCGAATATGAAGATTTCCAAGTGATGATGTCTCCCAATTTGGAGTTTTATAGATACAGAGACGTCAACGATCGTAAGTTTTTCAttctcaatattttatttcttgaaagcatgcttatccataattaataaattagtatttaccaatgtactggtatttttaggttccaattaaaattgaattatgGTTCTGTAATACTTCCGTTGTGCAAGGCCTTTCATCCCTTCACCTTCGGCTTCACTAAAGACCAATTTTGTCCTAGATGTTTCTTTGAGTTCACCAAAGACTAGAGGTGTTCCTACGGAATCCCTAGATTGCGTGTGTTTTGGAACACGCCAATTTAGGAGTACTTCCATATAGGATCCTAATGGAAAGTACAGACACATAGCAAGACTAGTAGTAGGTTCCTTaatgagtatatgtttatactcacaattttttatgtttaatatttcaggaaaaggtaaaggtagaggaaagctggaaAGCGACAGAGAATGATCCATGACATGCCATATGAAGACTCAGTTCTACTTCCGTGTCTATGTACCAGTGTTtcagtattttgtttttaatgaaaatttagttttcctcttttcaagaaaagTGTCTTTTGTTATTGgtcttttgagtaatgaccatgtttatactcaccattttttatgtttaatatttcaggaaaaggtaaaggtagaggaaagctggcgagcgatagAGAGGATCCGTAACATGCCATATGGAGACTCAGTTCTGCTTCTGTGTCTATGTACCAGTGTTtcagtattttgtttttaataaaaatttagttttcctcttttcaagaaaaatGTCTTTTGTTATTGGTCTTTTGAGTAATGAACTTAGTGTAAAGGGTTGGGTTGTTACAGATATACAATGTGCTagattattttttcaataatGTTATGCATGAGAGTGATAAGCAAGCATAGAGACCAATCATGAAGAGTTTTAACGTTTTAATTAATGTCATGCTTAGTTAGATGATAGCAAGCGATTGAACTAAATGCATAGGTGTGAGAAAAGGGTTGAGCTCGAGAGATGATACCTAGATATTAGACTTTAAGAACTATTATTAACATAAATTCAGTTTTTGAGATTAAACCACGGATTCAGTTAATTCATAACGAAGTCATTACTCTAAGGCATATATTTCTATCTCTACAATAGCTAAGAAGATTAATAACTTGATCTCCAAAGAACGGTGCCAAACCATTTTTGTTAACAAAATGGTCCCACATGTATATTTTTGCATATTATTCAATAAATTGGTTAAGATATTGATTAAGATTCTTTCCTAACAAATGGCTTCAGTTGGTTAGGATCTTTTCCTATTTATTTGCTAAGGATTTGATTGGAATCTACGGGAAAAATATCAAGGATAAATATCGAAGTACAGTAAGTTCTTGTGCCCCTCTCTTGTTGGTGTgactaaaaagaaagaaaacaggATAGAAGAACTCCATTTTTgtgaagaaaaagttgaatGCTATTTGATTAGTGCTACGATTAAAGGGGAGTTTCGACATACCCTCTGTTTAGTTATGATCATTATGTTACATCATAATCAAGTTCTGTTGAAACAGTTCTAGAACAGTACAGTAAAAATAGTGTCAAAGTGTTGTTCtctcagtcataactatgtattcaacaCTTATTGTATTTGTGATTAATACAATCTTCTATCCTGGGCAAATTGCCCCCAGATGTAGATGTAcattcatcgaactgggttatcAAATGTTGCTGTGTTATTTGTTCCTTTTCATGTTACTTCAGTTTAGTACTCTTGCTACAACTGTGGTTCCAACTGTTACATATCACTAAAACCGTTCAtatttcaattttgaatcttgATACTTGCACTTCTGCATTTCATAAAGCACTACTATGAATCACACTAATTGAAGGCGATagtttatttttgaaaatttgaaaaagaaggTCTTTCATACTAGCTAGAGATGTCAAATATCACACATCGAGAATCATAAAGACAAGaacaaatcaacaaaaagagaaagaacaaTAACACATAAGAGTTGGTAACTCAGTTCGATGATACAACACCTACAACTGATGGATCAtgtatttaggaaagataatccACTAATATAATTGTGTCAAGTGATTACAACATTGTATTTTTCAATATACACTGAAGATTATAGTGATAGACGTAGAGCGTAACTGAATGAACACCTAGGCTCCCTCTAAATGGGAGATTCTCTCTCCCTTTAGAACTTAGGTTCTCCTGAGTATGTGACTATTAGCGATGAAGTACTTAGACTCCTCCTAAGCTTGTGAGACTTTCCTTCTCTCACTAGATTGAATATTTCTCTTATTCTCTACATGGACTCCCTTCATTTCAAGAATGAACCTTAGGTTTCCGTAAGGCGATGAGAAAACCTTTCTCAACTAAAACAGCTTTAGACTCCCCCATAAAGCAGTGGATCAGTCTATTTTAGAATTCAGGCAGTCTCCAACAAACTACTCACAAACTTTGTCACTGACTCAAATTAAAGGTCGCGACAACAAACACTGTATTCTCTCAAACTTTTGTTGAACGAACAATCAACACAATATTATCAAGTTTTTTATTATAATGTTAGATAATAGAGTAAAACACTTTCAAACGAGTGTTGTGGGATGTGCTAATACCTTCCGCCCTACACTCAATGATTCTCTATCTTTGGTCAAATAAGATTtgttttgatttgatttaaaaCAGGTGATCAATCACACCCTAAATTGATTGGTAGGGTCTCCAAACCTTGCACCTTGAAATAGGCTCTATGGGATGTGACATCGATCGTTTCGCattgcgacaagtatgatatTATTCTCTCTTTTGAAAGAAAGCCTTCATGACTCATACTTTTACTTGAAAGCGTCAAATTAGTTAACCCATTGAGATATTTCCCATTGAGATATTTAACATTGAACaaggataaaataaaaaaattgaacaaaagATCTATATCTTACTCCACCGACTTATAGTTGATCACTTATTACTAGTCTTATCAAGTTGTATATGGTAAAGGAGATCTATTACCGATTCACCTTGAGATGTCTAACTAAACTAAGCTTGACTCAATAGTTGTAACATATGTCCTTTTTGGCCCAAAGTAAACGCACTAAAACCACACTATGGCGTAAGcagtttccttttttttttttttttttttcttcttttgacaAGTATCAtatttgttaaataattaataaagtgGAGCTTATTTTCATTGATACGGATTCAAATAGTTGATTTTGGTTGATGGATTCAATTTTTCGATCCATCCTACTTGTCCACaaaccaaataattatatttggagACTCTCCCGCTGCCACCTTGGATTAATGAAATTTTACGAATTTAAGTTAAACCGGTAAGAATAGTTTAACATTGGATGGCGGAGCGACATAGGAAGAGTGTACATCAATCAATTATCATAGATTTATTACGTTTTCTTCTGCTGGGTTAAACGTGACCAACATTACCAATTTGGATGGGGTGGGGAGGAGAGATATTTTGGAAAGGCATTtttattaacaaaataaaaagagaaagaaagagagagagaaaaaggcaACTGATATTTTTTGTCTTTCCCCAAACCCCATTGTGTTATGAAAACACAAAAAAGCCTAACACAACCAACCCCCCTTTTCGTTTACTGAAAACTCactacaaacaaacaaacagcACCATAAAACCCAAAAGCAAATATTTCTTCCAAATCAACATCCGCCCGCCATTAAAAACTTTAAGCGTCTGCAACCTCCGGCGACTCTCCCGCTGCCAGTAGCAACTCTTCCTCTTCAAGTCCAACCTTTCTTTCTCCCATCTCTCCTTCACCTCCAATGCTGTTCGCCTCTCCCAATGACTTTAGTGCCAAGTGTGCCGCCTTCTGCCCTGATATCATCATCGCCCCGAACGTTGGCCCCTATGAATGGCACGGTTTAAAGACTAATAAATTTGGGTATAACAAAATCTTTCGGTGGTAATCTAATGCAGATAGCCGCCGGAGTAAAATAAGTTATTAGTGTGAAGCGTGTAAACTCATCTAAACGCTGTTATATTTTACTGTATCATGATTATTAAACGGGCTAAAGCAGTAATATCTCTCTAGTTCGTTTACCATTCTTGGAGCTCCATCGATCTCGGCAACCTCCATGCCGGTGACAATCATGCCAGGAACGACCTCTCGAGTGAATCGAACAATGGCATCCTCAGCAGTGTTCATGTCAAGGGCCTTCATTCCCGGGACACTATCGATCAAGCCGATGCTCTTGAGGCGCTTGACTCCGGTAGCGCCAAAAGGTCCATCGTGGCCACAAGAGCTCACAACCACCTTAGCCTCCATCACATTGGGGTCCATGCAGGACTGGGTGTCATGGTTCATTGACACAAGAGCCCAGTTGGTGACGACCCCGCCAACTCTGCCGCCCTTGACGATCAAATCCTCTGCCGCCACGGCGTTGAAAAGCTTCACGTTCGGCCGGGCCAAGAGCTTGCTCATGATCGTCGACGTGAACAGAGCCGCGTGCTTTATCACGACATAGTCGTCTTGCTCGTCATACTCCACACCCACCTCATCCAAGAATAAATGGGCTGGCTTACGGACCACCTATCAAACATTAAATTTAACCAACATCAATCAGCTGAACAAGATCAGAATATTTGTTTCCGACGCAAATTAATCCAATTTTTTAAGGTATCACAAGATCTGTATACTATTTCCTCTCAAATTAATGATTTTACTTTCTGGGTTTCTTTATTTCAGATCTCTGTTAAAAAGTAAAGGATTTTTTAAATCCAAATACGGCATGCATGAAAGCTGATTGGGggattttcaaatttttgttatt
Encoded proteins:
- the LOC103501605 gene encoding thiamine thiazole synthase, chloroplastic → MASIASTLTTKLQIPSLLHDSSFHGTPLASPPSLRLKSPAATSLTISASASQPPYDLNQFKFNPIRESIVSREMTRRYMTDMITYADTDVIIVGAGSAGLSCAYELSKNPNIRIAIIEQSVSPGGGAWLGGQLFSAMVVRKPAHLFLDEVGVEYDEQDDYVVIKHAALFTSTIMSKLLARPNVKLFNAVAAEDLIVKGGRVGGVVTNWALVSMNHDTQSCMDPNVMEAKVVVSSCGHDGPFGATGVKRLKSIGLIDSVPGMKALDMNTAEDAIVRFTREVVPGMIVTGMEVAEIDGAPRMGPTFGAMMISGQKAAHLALKSLGEANSIGGEGEMGERKVGLEEEELLLAAGESPEVADA